A single genomic interval of Eleutherodactylus coqui strain aEleCoq1 chromosome 3, aEleCoq1.hap1, whole genome shotgun sequence harbors:
- the LOC136620177 gene encoding protein polybromo-1-like, with protein MYHVGDYVYVEPAEANLQPHIVCIERLWEDNAGEKWLYGCWFYRPNETFHLATRKFLEKEVFKSDYYNKVPVNKILGKCVIMFVKEYFKICPENFRDEDVYVCESRYSAKTKSFKKIKLWTMPVSSVRFRPRDIPLPVVRVASVFAHKDKVDEDAASENMEDTKDEDITICLEKDKEDVPVDMPNGEPGCHYYEQLRYNDMWLKVGDCVFIKSHGLVRPRVGSLSPFENPPCENPTL; from the exons ATGTACCACGTTGGGGATTATGTGTATGTGGAGCCCGCGGAGGCCAACCTCCAGCCACATATTGTCTGCATTGAGCGCCTCTGGGAGGACAATGCAG GTGAGAAGTGGCTGTACGGCTGTTGGTTCTATCGTCCCAATGAAACCTTCCATCTCGCCACTCGTAAATTCTTAGAGAAGGAAGTGTTCAAGAGTGACTATTATAACAAGGTGCCTGTAAATAAAATCCTTGGCAAATGTGTCATCATGTTTGTGAAG GAATACTTCAAAATCTGCCCCGAAAACTTTAGAGATGAAGATGTGTACGTGTGCGAGTCCCGGTATTCTGCCAAAACCAAATCCTTTAAGAAGATTAAGTTGTGGACAATGCCGGTCAGCTCCGTGCGCTTCAGGCCCAGGGACATTCCTCTGCCCGTTGTGAGAGTGGCCTCGGTATTTGCACATAAAGATAAGGTAGATGAAGATGCAGCCTCAGAAAACATGGAGGACACAAAGGACGAGGATATCACGATCTGCTTGGAAAAG gaTAAGGAAGATGTTCCTGTTGATATGCCCAATGGGGAACCTGGTTGCCACTATTACGAGCAGCTTCGGTACAACGACATGTGGCTGAAGGTTGGAGATTGTGTGTTTATAAAGTCACATGGCTTGGTTAGGCCAAGGGTGGGCAG CCTGAGCCCAtttgagaatccgccctgtgagaacccaaccTTATAA